One window of the Brevibacterium limosum genome contains the following:
- a CDS encoding ATP-dependent DNA helicase UvrD2 has translation MNASATALLEALDEEQRAVATHFDSPVIVLAGAGTGKTRAMTHRIAYGIATEAFPPNHVLALTFTAKAAGEMRSRLRGLGVPAVQARTFHSAALRQLRFFWDRFAEGDFPRIIENKAGIIGSVMQSLGMETSRELTRDVASEIEFAAASLLGVEDYATKAAARELPGRLSVEDMVRIFEAYGEAKTRGRLLDFDDVLLVLSGVLAEHPAIAAEIREQYRHFVVDEFQDVSPLQFDVLSRWLGPRDNLCVVGDPAQTIYTFAGADSSLLGSLSTSMPEARTIRLVRNYRSSQAIVSTANSLLRHTSRTALTLRTDNPVGRQPRMVEYPTDEAEAAGVVQAITAEIQAGRRPRNIAVLFRTNGQSPAYEQALAAAGIPYVLRGGERFFARKEVKEAVLMLKAARATSSGQRLPEAVMEVLGSLGFTREPPPAGAGRQRWESLKALVDLAEEHQHGQELPVPMEVFLNDLSDRAEHQFAPDIEGVTLASFHAAKGLEWDSVHLVGLSEGLLPISYAQTPRAIAEERRLFYVALTRAGTDLRMSWSLARFDSKQKPRRSSRFLAELGQTGPTMGEGRTASDSAVLNRCRGCGRALVSQIDRAVGRCSDCPADIDLELLDRLRRWRVRVGMEQGLPPYLVLTDTSLSVIAEVRPCSLDEIARVPGIGATKLELYGTHLLGLLGD, from the coding sequence ATGAACGCTTCGGCCACGGCCCTGCTCGAGGCCCTGGACGAGGAACAGCGTGCAGTCGCCACCCACTTCGACTCACCGGTGATCGTCCTCGCCGGTGCCGGCACAGGCAAGACCCGCGCCATGACACACCGGATCGCCTATGGAATCGCGACCGAGGCGTTTCCGCCCAATCATGTCCTCGCCCTGACCTTCACCGCGAAAGCGGCCGGGGAGATGCGTTCACGCCTGCGCGGACTCGGAGTGCCCGCAGTTCAGGCCCGCACATTCCACTCCGCGGCGCTGCGTCAGCTGCGCTTCTTCTGGGACCGCTTCGCCGAAGGAGACTTTCCGCGCATCATCGAGAACAAGGCCGGCATCATCGGCTCGGTCATGCAGAGTCTCGGCATGGAGACCAGCCGAGAACTGACCCGAGACGTCGCCTCGGAGATCGAGTTCGCGGCTGCTTCCCTGCTGGGCGTCGAAGACTATGCGACCAAAGCCGCGGCCCGCGAACTCCCCGGCCGGCTGAGTGTCGAGGACATGGTTCGGATCTTCGAGGCCTATGGGGAGGCGAAGACGCGAGGGCGGCTGCTCGACTTCGACGATGTGCTCCTCGTGCTGTCGGGAGTCCTGGCCGAGCACCCCGCGATCGCGGCTGAGATCCGCGAACAGTACAGGCACTTCGTCGTCGATGAGTTCCAAGACGTCTCACCGCTGCAGTTCGATGTGCTCTCCCGCTGGTTGGGCCCCCGCGACAATCTCTGTGTCGTCGGTGATCCCGCCCAGACCATCTACACTTTCGCCGGAGCCGATTCGAGCCTGCTCGGCTCGCTCAGCACGTCGATGCCCGAAGCCAGAACGATCCGTTTGGTGCGCAACTACCGGTCGTCCCAGGCGATCGTGTCCACGGCGAACAGTCTGCTGCGGCACACATCTCGGACTGCACTGACTCTGCGGACCGACAACCCGGTGGGTCGGCAGCCGCGCATGGTCGAATATCCGACCGATGAGGCCGAAGCCGCTGGAGTCGTCCAGGCCATCACCGCCGAAATCCAGGCAGGGCGGCGTCCTCGCAATATCGCAGTCCTCTTCCGCACGAATGGACAGAGCCCGGCCTATGAGCAGGCGCTGGCCGCAGCCGGGATTCCCTATGTGCTGCGTGGCGGCGAACGATTCTTCGCACGCAAAGAGGTCAAGGAAGCCGTGCTCATGCTCAAAGCAGCACGGGCAACATCGAGCGGGCAGAGACTGCCCGAAGCCGTGATGGAAGTTCTCGGGTCGCTCGGTTTCACTCGGGAACCGCCTCCGGCCGGGGCCGGCCGGCAGCGCTGGGAGTCGCTCAAAGCCCTCGTCGACCTCGCCGAGGAACACCAGCACGGGCAGGAGCTGCCCGTGCCTATGGAAGTCTTCTTGAACGACCTGTCGGATCGTGCCGAACATCAGTTCGCCCCTGACATCGAAGGGGTCACTCTGGCCTCCTTCCATGCTGCGAAGGGCCTGGAGTGGGACAGCGTCCATCTGGTCGGACTCAGCGAGGGTCTGCTGCCCATCAGCTACGCTCAGACGCCGAGAGCCATTGCCGAGGAACGGCGTCTGTTCTATGTGGCACTGACCCGAGCCGGCACAGACCTGCGGATGAGCTGGTCCCTGGCCAGGTTCGATTCCAAACAGAAGCCTCGGAGATCCTCACGGTTCCTCGCCGAACTCGGCCAGACCGGACCGACTATGGGAGAGGGCCGGACGGCGTCGGACTCGGCGGTCCTCAACCGCTGTCGTGGCTGCGGCAGGGCGTTGGTCTCGCAGATCGACCGTGCCGTCGGGCGATGCTCCGACTGTCCCGCCGACATCGACCTCGAGCTGCTGGACAGACTGCGCCGGTGGAGAGTTCGGGTCGGAATGGAGCAGGGGCTGCCGCCTTACCTCGTGCTCACCGACACCTCGCTGTCCGTCATCGCAGAAGTCCGACCCTGCAGCCTCGATGAGATCGCTCGGGTTCCCGGGATCGGTGCGACGAAGCTCGAGCTCTACGGAACGCACCTATTGGGCCTGCTCGGCGACTGA
- the nudC gene encoding NAD(+) diphosphatase gives MKPLPPVRPISLARHGIDRDHLTRGQYGDLSEIWVSGARAVFEHRGTLLVGGGGLFLTDRESVPEGQTEVYLGRDPQGARYIGVSLDDEGRSHIDARLDASRARDATDRLTAPGEGIDSSEPVWLPLRHLAESLDDVQVSLACEIVGLGNWHRAHRFSPRTGTPTSPVMGGWVRRDPETGSEHFPRTDPAVIVVIVNTDPDGVERVLLGNNAAWESDRYSLLAGFVEPGETLEHAVIREIWEEAHLEVTDPQYLGSQPWPFPCSLMLGFAAAAPSLDFAADEAEIASLRWFTRAELQSALANGEVRAPSTISIAGQLLYSWLDNE, from the coding sequence ATGAAGCCATTGCCTCCAGTGCGGCCGATCAGCCTCGCCCGACATGGAATCGATCGTGACCATCTGACTCGGGGCCAGTACGGGGATCTCAGCGAGATCTGGGTCTCGGGAGCCCGGGCCGTCTTCGAACACCGCGGAACTCTGCTCGTCGGCGGCGGCGGCCTCTTCCTGACCGACCGCGAATCGGTGCCGGAGGGGCAGACAGAGGTCTACCTCGGCCGTGACCCGCAGGGCGCCCGCTATATCGGAGTGTCCTTGGACGACGAGGGGCGCAGCCACATCGACGCCCGACTGGACGCGTCGCGTGCCCGGGACGCCACTGACCGGCTGACCGCACCGGGGGAGGGCATCGACAGCTCCGAACCGGTCTGGCTGCCCCTGCGTCACCTCGCCGAATCCCTCGATGATGTGCAGGTGTCCCTGGCCTGTGAGATCGTCGGCCTCGGCAACTGGCATCGCGCGCACCGGTTCTCCCCGCGCACGGGCACCCCGACCAGCCCGGTCATGGGCGGATGGGTCCGCCGTGACCCGGAGACCGGCAGCGAACACTTCCCTCGCACCGATCCTGCCGTCATCGTCGTCATCGTCAACACCGATCCGGACGGTGTCGAACGTGTCCTGTTGGGCAACAACGCCGCATGGGAATCCGACCGTTACTCACTCCTGGCCGGATTCGTCGAACCGGGTGAGACCCTCGAGCACGCCGTGATCCGCGAGATCTGGGAAGAAGCTCATCTCGAAGTCACCGATCCGCAGTATCTGGGCTCCCAGCCGTGGCCGTTTCCGTGCTCACTCATGCTCGGCTTCGCAGCAGCCGCTCCCAGTCTCGACTTCGCCGCAGACGAGGCGGAGATCGCCTCCCTGCGCTGGTTCACCCGGGCAGAGCTGCAGAGCGCTTTGGCGAACGGAGAAGTGCGGGCCCCGTCGACGATCTCGATTGCCGGTCAGCTCCTGTACAGCTGGTTGGACAACGAATGA
- a CDS encoding protein kinase family protein: MDNKALKLTAIAATMLDGFVPTKWTPLPSLDAGVRVLLGDDDQQLVATAQTQLDRTADIGSAAEAGRIYETMYPHADFTWPRLRAITEVDGDYFDTESPTTVTLSDPLPGAPLGDVPIADIARASSLAQALATLHSAAPEPVSDAGFPVEDPSRSQFLILERLDQAASTGRVPSSLLQHWEEEFEKVALWHFLATPIHGSLDETSVYTDQERVLALAEIGRLRVADPAIDLAAASALIDPAALPTFYEEYRNSRPRADEHVIARAELLAEFAVLDWLLEAVDSGDETAVEDAAELLSSFDEVLFGSTAAGASAPSSAAESAAGREDEAHGLPTSSQASRDPASATAATETDSPDVEAAITETEATDVFIPRAQPSDAARDDSSESDSEPGSHVSTEPPRDSDASDGGEETGRIR; this comes from the coding sequence GTGGATAACAAGGCGCTCAAGTTGACTGCGATCGCGGCGACGATGCTCGACGGCTTCGTCCCGACGAAATGGACTCCCCTGCCGTCCCTGGACGCCGGAGTCAGAGTCCTGCTCGGCGATGACGACCAGCAGCTCGTCGCAACGGCTCAGACCCAGCTCGATCGGACCGCAGACATCGGCTCCGCCGCCGAAGCGGGACGCATCTACGAGACCATGTACCCGCACGCGGACTTCACGTGGCCCCGCCTGCGGGCCATCACCGAGGTGGACGGCGACTACTTCGATACTGAATCCCCGACGACCGTGACCCTGTCCGATCCTCTTCCGGGCGCGCCGCTGGGAGACGTCCCCATCGCCGACATCGCGCGGGCCAGCTCGTTGGCACAGGCTCTGGCGACTCTGCATTCGGCGGCACCCGAGCCCGTCTCCGATGCGGGTTTCCCGGTGGAGGATCCGTCTCGGTCACAGTTCCTCATCCTCGAGCGCCTCGATCAGGCAGCGAGCACCGGACGGGTGCCGTCGTCCCTGCTGCAGCATTGGGAAGAGGAGTTCGAGAAGGTCGCGCTCTGGCATTTCCTCGCCACACCCATCCACGGCTCCCTCGATGAGACGAGCGTCTATACCGATCAGGAGCGGGTGCTCGCTCTGGCCGAGATCGGTCGTCTTCGCGTCGCCGATCCGGCCATCGACCTGGCAGCGGCTTCGGCGCTGATCGATCCCGCTGCCTTGCCGACCTTCTACGAGGAATACCGCAACTCCCGGCCTCGTGCCGATGAGCACGTCATTGCCCGTGCCGAGCTGTTGGCAGAATTCGCCGTGCTCGACTGGCTGCTCGAAGCTGTCGACTCCGGGGACGAGACGGCCGTCGAGGATGCCGCCGAGCTTCTCAGCTCATTCGATGAGGTCCTGTTCGGCAGCACAGCCGCCGGAGCCTCCGCTCCCAGCTCGGCCGCGGAATCTGCTGCCGGCCGTGAAGACGAAGCACACGGTCTTCCCACCTCGAGTCAAGCCTCTCGCGATCCGGCATCGGCGACTGCGGCGACGGAAACCGATTCTCCCGATGTCGAAGCCGCTATCACGGAGACCGAAGCGACCGATGTGTTCATTCCCCGGGCTCAGCCGTCTGATGCCGCCCGGGACGACAGTTCGGAATCCGACTCCGAACCGGGATCACATGTGTCGACCGAACCGCCTCGCGACTCCGACGCTTCCGATGGCGGGGAAGAGACCGGCCGCATCCGCTGA
- a CDS encoding ATP-dependent helicase — protein sequence MRFTAEQLAELTAADPAQAFPPSPEQRVIIEADPAQSMKVTAGAGSGKTTVISQRVVWLVANGFVSPEEILGLTFTRKAVGELGGRIRVLLSRLRHKLGHSQDLSLPGLDNPTVSTYNSYAASIVSEHGVSIGIEPETVLLDDAAAHTIAGELIDSTPPEEIPGDFSRETMIADVIALAGQMNDHGRDVDEVTAYLEQCLAALVSSRGKPVDPNGRRAKLEAKIRTARLADAYMRAKRRNLAMDFSDQVRFAQRILDEVPAAAEAERARWKIVLLDEFQDTSVAQLKLLRDLFHSTAVTAVGDPRQAIYGWRGASADNMVRFSSDFRDVASLSLSTSWRNDRSILQVANRIAAGLDDSSESPLSARDGAGDGEVSVEISSGAHDPDFLTTGLRALTEWFHTIPAGSSKAVLCRKRAHFAPVAAALEAAGFAVHVHGSSGLLTDPFVADLRAVLTAAVDPMAGDEVMRLVSGRMLGLGAGDIAGLQSFTRRQTERRASDRSEPATEEVIAEAIDQATIVEGLDELIEVQRALDQGARTAAGRSLVADYRQSGLSSEALHRLVRLARALRATRSGTGTISSIIRTAMSETGIDSDIWGLSDSLRNLHRASVDAFLSAASQYSTTDDKPSITGFLSWLRLMEAHDALSVAEPTTAADAINIMTVHASKGLEFDAVAVPSLVVKDFPTEPRDKEGWMDRTALPYPLRGDRAHLVDFDLREAEFDTKKALDEWIGDFIRPQIADAHVGEERRLAYVAFTRAKRHLWLGAELMGSRTVPDDPSPFLTEAIEALGLEVEIPEPADESAEDRVETTPWPVPRTRQVAAAQRAADWVEASPEVSLESLAEVPGVIGRYAAQALRIGDRPETVTAAAMPDRLSATALVSWRRDPQGFRTQTLRPIPTPPSRAAEIGTAFHSWVEQHFGQSSIDIGEDESVRPMDAATIERLQATFSASEFATRRADHVEMSFELVLGRFRVPGKIDAVFITGGHAEVVDWKTSKKPDAAALEVMKWQLALYRFAILRVHPEITEVTGTFYFVGSDEVVQFTDLPDEVEVIEWLEANDVG from the coding sequence ATGCGCTTCACTGCAGAGCAGCTGGCCGAACTCACGGCCGCCGATCCTGCCCAGGCATTCCCGCCCAGCCCGGAGCAGCGGGTGATCATCGAGGCCGACCCCGCACAGTCGATGAAGGTCACCGCCGGGGCCGGCTCCGGAAAGACCACCGTCATCTCACAGCGTGTGGTGTGGTTGGTGGCGAACGGGTTCGTGTCTCCCGAGGAGATCCTCGGGCTGACCTTCACCCGCAAGGCCGTCGGTGAACTCGGCGGACGCATCCGCGTGCTTCTGTCCCGACTGCGACACAAGCTCGGACACAGCCAGGACCTCTCCCTGCCCGGTCTCGACAACCCCACCGTGTCGACGTACAACTCCTATGCCGCCTCGATCGTCAGCGAACACGGTGTGAGCATCGGCATCGAACCCGAAACGGTCCTCCTCGATGACGCCGCGGCACACACCATCGCCGGGGAGCTCATCGACTCCACACCACCCGAGGAGATCCCCGGAGACTTCTCCCGCGAGACGATGATCGCCGACGTCATCGCTCTGGCCGGGCAGATGAACGACCACGGTCGAGATGTCGACGAAGTCACCGCCTATCTCGAGCAGTGTCTGGCCGCCCTGGTCTCCAGCAGAGGCAAACCCGTCGATCCCAACGGACGACGGGCGAAGCTCGAAGCGAAGATCAGAACGGCCCGACTGGCTGATGCCTATATGCGGGCCAAACGACGCAATCTGGCCATGGACTTCTCGGATCAGGTGCGATTCGCTCAACGCATCCTCGACGAGGTTCCGGCCGCAGCCGAAGCCGAGAGGGCCCGATGGAAGATCGTCCTCCTCGACGAGTTCCAGGACACCTCGGTGGCTCAGCTCAAGCTCCTGCGCGACCTCTTCCACTCCACCGCTGTCACCGCGGTCGGCGATCCCCGCCAGGCCATCTACGGATGGCGCGGTGCCAGCGCCGACAACATGGTCCGGTTCTCCTCCGACTTCCGCGATGTCGCATCCCTGTCGCTGAGCACGAGTTGGCGAAACGACCGTTCGATTCTGCAGGTGGCCAACCGCATCGCCGCTGGACTCGACGACAGCAGCGAGTCCCCGCTGTCGGCTCGCGATGGTGCCGGCGACGGCGAGGTCAGCGTCGAGATCAGTTCGGGAGCCCACGACCCCGACTTCCTCACGACCGGACTGCGCGCCCTCACGGAATGGTTCCACACCATTCCCGCAGGCTCGTCGAAAGCGGTGCTGTGCCGCAAACGTGCCCATTTCGCACCGGTTGCGGCAGCTCTGGAAGCCGCCGGGTTCGCCGTGCATGTGCATGGTTCCTCCGGGCTGCTCACCGACCCCTTCGTCGCCGATCTGCGCGCGGTGCTCACTGCCGCGGTCGACCCGATGGCCGGCGACGAGGTCATGCGGCTCGTCAGCGGACGGATGCTCGGCCTCGGTGCCGGCGATATCGCCGGACTGCAGTCCTTCACCCGCCGTCAGACCGAGCGGCGAGCCTCCGACAGGTCCGAACCCGCCACCGAGGAGGTCATCGCCGAAGCCATCGACCAGGCGACGATCGTCGAAGGCCTCGATGAGCTCATCGAGGTGCAGCGAGCCCTCGACCAGGGTGCGCGGACAGCCGCGGGCAGGAGTCTTGTCGCCGACTATCGGCAGTCCGGGCTGAGCTCGGAGGCGCTGCACCGACTGGTCCGGCTGGCTCGTGCGCTGCGCGCCACCCGGTCGGGCACGGGCACCATCTCGTCGATCATCCGCACTGCGATGTCCGAGACCGGTATCGACTCGGACATCTGGGGACTCAGCGATTCGCTGCGCAATCTGCACAGGGCTTCCGTCGATGCGTTCCTGTCCGCGGCCAGCCAGTACTCGACCACCGACGACAAACCCTCGATCACCGGGTTCCTGTCCTGGCTCAGACTCATGGAAGCCCATGATGCGCTGAGCGTCGCAGAACCGACGACGGCTGCCGACGCGATCAACATCATGACCGTCCACGCCTCGAAGGGGCTGGAGTTCGATGCCGTCGCCGTTCCCTCCCTGGTGGTCAAGGACTTCCCGACCGAACCGCGGGACAAAGAGGGGTGGATGGACCGCACGGCACTGCCGTACCCGCTGCGCGGTGACCGCGCACATCTTGTCGACTTCGACCTGCGGGAAGCCGAATTCGATACGAAGAAGGCTCTGGACGAGTGGATCGGGGACTTCATCCGCCCACAGATCGCCGACGCGCATGTGGGCGAGGAGCGGCGTCTGGCCTATGTGGCGTTCACCCGCGCCAAGAGGCATCTGTGGCTCGGGGCGGAACTGATGGGATCGCGCACCGTCCCCGACGACCCGTCGCCCTTCCTCACCGAAGCGATCGAAGCCTTGGGCCTGGAAGTCGAGATCCCGGAGCCTGCCGACGAATCGGCAGAGGACCGCGTCGAGACCACTCCATGGCCGGTGCCGCGCACCAGGCAGGTCGCCGCCGCACAGCGCGCCGCAGACTGGGTCGAGGCGAGCCCGGAAGTCAGCTTGGAGTCTCTGGCCGAGGTGCCGGGAGTGATCGGGCGCTACGCAGCGCAGGCGCTGCGCATCGGCGACCGGCCCGAGACCGTGACCGCAGCGGCGATGCCCGACCGCCTGTCGGCGACGGCCCTGGTCTCATGGCGGCGCGACCCACAGGGCTTCCGCACGCAGACCCTGCGCCCGATCCCGACGCCGCCGAGCCGGGCGGCCGAGATCGGAACGGCCTTCCACTCCTGGGTCGAACAGCATTTCGGTCAGTCGAGCATCGACATCGGTGAAGACGAATCGGTGCGCCCCATGGACGCCGCCACGATCGAACGGCTGCAGGCGACGTTCTCCGCCTCCGAGTTCGCGACTCGGCGAGCAGACCATGTGGAGATGTCCTTCGAACTCGTTCTCGGCAGATTCCGGGTGCCGGGGAAGATCGATGCCGTCTTCATCACCGGGGGCCATGCCGAGGTCGTGGATTGGAAGACCTCGAAGAAACCCGATGCCGCGGCGCTCGAGGTGATGAAATGGCAGCTGGCGCTCTACCGGTTCGCCATCCTGCGGGTGCATCCGGAGATCACCGAGGTGACGGGAACGTTCTACTTCGTCGGCAGCGATGAGGTCGTGCAGTTCACCGATCTGCCCGACGAAGTCGAGGTCATCGAGTGGTTGGAAGCCAACGACGTCGGCTGA
- a CDS encoding PD-(D/E)XK nuclease family protein, translating to MDETTQRMGSTLLSGDCLNIIGRPGTGKTTLLESLYAQLVSAIDPASVLVLTPDRYHADVLRNRLQLPADAVLSAAPARSLASFSYGIARAAHTTRTGEDLEFISGADQDVFLADLLAGHELGRSHGPAWPSEITAEVRSTSAFRTEVRDALNRVMEFDFGMRTPGPSPDSSGEHVFDFGRSAFDRVLADKPDPRWQAVAEVLDEYLGIMSMPGYGGVDSATVLALAAFEIFREPAEVTAGRSWTFAPDRVPAVVLADGVQDFPAASWGILEQLRARGSAIALFGSPETVTGRFHGADASIIDRAIADADFDTVVLDRLWDVDPALAEVIDGFGARITTRWSLGHIPRPRPATAEAPPATPVETSAAASPETPSAASVEAPVETHVFEGRASGHRYLARRITNFVEQGHSWSDVALICRNSSSARTIANELRASGVSIATLMQPLNVDPATAPLLDLLSVTPDFDDDEAIAELALSLAGSIYVRLDPVQIRRFRRTVRKRFPAPSSTASLAQALRSPIDDSAPQGLATISRMLHAAAEAGATDPHQALWSIWDAAGVAEKWQSEALRDPESVTNGYLDSVLRLFALAEKISDRGGFTARSFAGIVAEQDIAQDSLADTAGFADHVRVGTPSSLAHVRVPLVIIAEVDEGVWPNPKLRGGILGLTDLTAVLDTGETITGDPGYHAHAKRTNLREEGELFFTALSRARERVIVTAVTDAETEPSPFFDVLAAGTAKGTEAADGYAITHEDELPPLTLPEMAAHTRARLLLTAAAADVDPEGAAAGHTFAEDSERPATPGPETQSWAALMRALADAGPTVEPPRQWREAEDITTHEPLFTDSDTVRVSPSQVEAFTDCSLRWFLTRNGGDRPMSTAQSLGTIIHAAAENYPEGPTSAIRSFVEGEFASLEFDAEWEREREFEVAMSMADRLGDYIKTTSGRLVGVEAQVYAVGVDADGREWKVTGRLDRVEEVEGGLRIVDFKTGRNVVAGKEMDRHAQLGVYQEAINSGTIRIGEDQDLDAHAFGAELVFLRKSARTVREQPALDVDENPGWARELIDDVSGRMRAASFLARVEPQKCQSCPVRSSCPAIGPKMLEEN from the coding sequence ATGGATGAGACGACGCAGCGAATGGGCAGCACCCTGCTCTCCGGTGACTGCCTGAATATCATCGGCCGGCCGGGAACCGGGAAGACGACTCTGCTCGAGTCGCTCTATGCCCAGTTGGTGTCGGCGATCGACCCGGCATCCGTCCTCGTGCTCACTCCCGATCGCTACCACGCCGATGTGCTGCGCAACCGTCTCCAGCTGCCCGCTGATGCGGTCCTCTCGGCCGCTCCAGCCCGCAGCCTCGCGTCCTTCTCGTATGGGATCGCCCGCGCAGCACACACGACGCGGACCGGGGAGGACCTCGAATTCATCTCCGGGGCCGATCAGGATGTGTTCCTCGCGGATCTCCTCGCAGGTCACGAACTCGGCCGCTCTCATGGCCCGGCGTGGCCGTCGGAGATCACCGCGGAGGTGCGCTCGACCTCGGCGTTCCGCACCGAGGTCCGCGACGCGCTCAACCGGGTGATGGAATTCGACTTCGGAATGCGCACGCCCGGCCCATCGCCCGACTCTTCGGGCGAGCACGTCTTCGATTTCGGTCGCAGCGCCTTCGACCGTGTCCTGGCCGACAAGCCCGATCCGCGGTGGCAGGCCGTGGCCGAGGTCCTCGACGAATATCTGGGCATCATGTCCATGCCCGGCTATGGGGGCGTCGACTCCGCGACGGTGCTCGCCCTCGCCGCCTTCGAGATCTTCCGCGAACCCGCCGAGGTGACTGCCGGCAGATCGTGGACCTTCGCTCCCGACCGGGTCCCCGCCGTGGTCCTTGCCGACGGCGTGCAGGACTTCCCCGCAGCAAGTTGGGGAATCCTCGAGCAGCTGCGTGCCCGGGGGAGTGCGATCGCTCTGTTCGGATCCCCCGAAACGGTGACCGGGCGCTTCCACGGAGCCGACGCCTCGATCATCGACCGGGCGATCGCCGATGCCGATTTCGACACGGTCGTCCTCGACCGCCTGTGGGATGTCGATCCGGCATTGGCCGAGGTCATCGACGGATTCGGCGCCCGAATCACCACACGTTGGTCGCTCGGACACATACCCCGCCCTCGTCCGGCCACGGCAGAGGCCCCGCCTGCGACCCCGGTCGAGACCTCAGCGGCGGCATCACCCGAGACTCCGTCGGCCGCCTCGGTCGAGGCTCCCGTGGAGACGCATGTGTTCGAAGGCAGAGCCTCCGGACACCGATATCTGGCCCGTCGCATCACGAACTTCGTCGAACAGGGCCATTCCTGGTCCGACGTCGCTCTCATCTGCCGCAACTCGTCGAGCGCACGCACGATCGCCAACGAGCTGCGAGCCTCCGGCGTCTCCATCGCCACTCTGATGCAGCCACTCAACGTCGACCCTGCGACCGCACCTCTGTTGGACCTGCTCTCGGTCACTCCGGATTTCGACGATGACGAGGCGATCGCGGAACTCGCCCTGTCTCTGGCAGGCAGCATCTACGTCCGCCTCGACCCAGTGCAGATCCGACGCTTCCGACGCACAGTGCGCAAACGATTCCCGGCGCCCAGCAGCACGGCCTCGCTGGCACAGGCGCTGCGCAGCCCCATCGACGACTCCGCCCCACAGGGGCTGGCCACGATCTCACGGATGCTCCACGCCGCGGCCGAGGCCGGCGCCACCGACCCCCACCAGGCGCTGTGGAGCATCTGGGACGCGGCAGGCGTCGCCGAGAAATGGCAGTCCGAGGCCCTGCGCGACCCCGAATCGGTGACCAACGGCTACCTCGATTCGGTGCTGCGGCTGTTCGCACTGGCGGAGAAGATCTCAGATCGCGGCGGATTCACCGCCCGCTCCTTCGCCGGAATCGTCGCCGAGCAGGACATCGCCCAGGACTCCCTGGCCGATACTGCCGGATTCGCCGACCATGTCCGTGTGGGCACCCCGTCCTCGCTGGCCCACGTGCGTGTGCCGCTGGTGATCATCGCCGAGGTCGACGAAGGCGTCTGGCCGAACCCGAAGCTGCGCGGAGGCATCCTCGGCCTCACCGACCTCACCGCGGTGCTCGACACGGGTGAGACGATCACCGGCGACCCCGGTTACCACGCACACGCGAAACGGACGAACCTGCGCGAAGAGGGCGAGCTGTTCTTCACCGCACTCAGCCGGGCCCGGGAACGGGTGATCGTCACCGCCGTCACCGATGCGGAGACCGAACCGTCCCCGTTCTTCGACGTGCTCGCAGCCGGAACTGCCAAGGGCACCGAGGCGGCCGACGGGTATGCGATCACACATGAGGACGAACTGCCTCCGCTGACTCTGCCGGAGATGGCCGCTCACACCCGCGCCCGTCTGCTGCTGACAGCTGCGGCCGCAGATGTCGACCCCGAGGGAGCTGCGGCAGGGCACACCTTCGCTGAGGATTCGGAGAGGCCTGCGACTCCGGGCCCGGAGACACAGTCGTGGGCGGCGCTGATGAGGGCTCTGGCGGACGCCGGCCCGACTGTCGAACCACCGAGGCAGTGGCGCGAGGCAGAGGACATCACCACACACGAGCCGCTCTTCACGGACTCCGATACGGTCCGTGTCTCACCCTCCCAGGTCGAAGCATTCACCGATTGCTCACTGCGGTGGTTCCTCACCCGCAACGGCGGTGATCGTCCGATGTCGACGGCACAGAGTCTCGGAACCATCATCCACGCGGCCGCCGAGAACTATCCCGAAGGCCCCACCTCCGCGATCCGCAGCTTCGTGGAGGGGGAGTTCGCGTCCCTGGAATTCGACGCCGAATGGGAGCGCGAACGCGAATTCGAGGTGGCGATGAGCATGGCCGACCGCCTCGGTGACTACATCAAGACGACCTCGGGCCGCCTTGTCGGTGTCGAAGCGCAGGTCTATGCCGTCGGCGTCGACGCAGACGGACGCGAGTGGAAGGTCACCGGCCGACTCGACCGGGTCGAGGAGGTCGAGGGCGGGCTGCGCATCGTCGACTTCAAGACCGGGAGGAACGTCGTCGCCGGCAAGGAGATGGACCGGCACGCCCAGCTGGGCGTGTACCAGGAAGCGATCAATTCCGGCACCATCAGAATCGGAGAGGACCAGGACCTCGACGCTCACGCCTTCGGCGCCGAACTCGTGTTTCTGCGCAAGTCTGCCCGGACAGTTCGGGAACAGCCGGCGCTGGATGTCGATGAGAATCCCGGATGGGCGCGAGAACTCATCGACGACGTGTCCGGCAGGATGCGTGCCGCGAGCTTCCTCGCCCGGGTCGAACCGCAGAAATGTCAGTCCTGCCCCGTCCGGTCCTCGTGCCCGGCGATCGGTCCGAAGATGTTGGAGGAGAACTGA